A stretch of DNA from Montipora capricornis isolate CH-2021 chromosome 1, ASM3666992v2, whole genome shotgun sequence:
ATCAGAGATGTATTGGTAAGGTCCAGTCCTACGTCTATGAATCAGCTTGCTGATCCATCTCAAACTTTGAGTGTAGTGACAACTGCCATTCCAAGAGTGTGGGTTAGTGTCGACCACCTCTGCCTATGTTGGTGTCGACAACTGGTTCTAGTAACCAACAGAGCTTTGTTTGATATGGTCGACGCCAAGAATAAACAGATAATGGAGGATAAAGTACTAAGAATGAAAAGTTTGACAAACCACTTCATCAAAAACCGTGGTTTGTCATCTGTAAATTTATTTGACACCAGAAAACAACTGGTTGGCTTCATGAGGGATTTGCATGTAAGTCCTGTCTTGTTACACAAGAGACTGTGGAGATTTGGGGGAAGAAGTAACACCATGAAGGAACAAAAACTATTTGCATTTCCTATTGATGAGTGGTCTACAACACACGATTCTTTCTTAATACTCACAACCATTGATTCAGATCATTGGTTGTATGGGTGTCACGAGACATCTTCTGAAACTTGTAACACTGTGACTGATTTGTCTAACATGGCAGAGCTACTGCCATGGAATGGATCAGCAATCAAATATGCCAGGCTTGACCTCAAACATTTTCCAGGAATTTTGTACTTTGCTGTTCACGTACCATTGTCAGCAAAAACCAGTATTCTTTGGACAGAATATCAGTCTTCCAGGAGCTCATTTTATGAGATTGAGTTACCAGGATTTTTATCCAAGAAATCTATGCTTGACATCAACTCTGATGGTCTATTTTCAAACATTAGTTTGAAATCTTCTATCAAGAACTGGAATGtgtatgtttttgaaattgAAGCTATGGATTGTGATCTCAGCAAGTCAGCATTAATAGGAAGAATTCATGTTCCGTGGTTTAATGAAAAGGTCTACAGTTTTTCAAGCAATGGTACAATACAGCTTGTGTTGAAATTGAATCACCCAAAACCTAAAGGAATCAAGGACAAAGTCCAGTTGCACCTTTGGTTTGATCCCAAATGCTCACACAGAATAACTGCTCATTATGACTTCTATCAAACACTTGGTCAGATATATAGGTTTTATTCAGTTCAGCTGATTTGTTGGACGTTTTGTGTTGTTCTGTTAGTGTTTGCATGGCAAATGTCGTCAATGGCTCATGAACAAAAGTGTGAATCATTCTTCAGTTTAGTTGCCAACATGGGTGGGAGTCTCAGAGTGCTGTTGCTTGTTGTCcaaagccatttctttgtttcacaGTTTGTTCTTGCATATTTTGTGTTGGTAGGTGCTGATGGACAACATGACTGGTTGCCTAACATTGATGATTTAAAGACTTTCACATGGTTGTTTCCGTTGATTCTCATCCTATCTACAGCTGTCATTATTGCTATCACATTATTTGTATGGCTTGGTGTGATTGTTAGCTTTGGCAGCTTTATTTTAAGTCCCCTTAGAGcattttcttgtttacaaaGAGGCTTTGGGACTCAAGATGGAATCTGTGCCATAGTTATTATTGGGACATCAATCCTCTTTTGTGGAACTCTGAGCCTTATTTTGaccttctttttttgtctttggaGAACTTGGAAATATGCAGTTATCTTGAAAGCTGAAAAGAGTCAGCCAATAATTACACAAAGGGACACGTCACTTGTGACCTTACTGGAAAGTTTAGGAAATTTTTATTTAACATTATGTGTTCTGCTTCTCTTGGTCATTTCAGTAAACCTTCCAACTCTTCCGGTCTGggcaaaaaacatttctttttcttatcgCCTTTTCTCTGATCACACGACTTGGTTTTCAATTGTTATTGGAGTGAACTTCTTAGTGTTTGATCCTTTGAAAAAGATTCCACATTTCTTGCtgtatttttgctttttgttgagTATTCTAGTGACCCAGGCTCCTATCATTCCCTTGTACATGATACCTTAtgtcatttgttttctttttactttattGAATGTGTTCCAGTTTGTTGGACAGTTGAAAACTCGAAGGTATAAGGAAGAATGAAAGGCATACATAGATGTTGCATTTACTTGACActgaatattttttaaaatgtactGTGGACATGATAGTGTAAATTGCTTCACAGCAGTGTAAAGTAATTTTTACACTTAAATtcctttacattttttttctaacAAGGGAATTGCTGAACAAAGCTATTAGTGTAATGACTTACTTGCTAAAATGACTATATGACTATATGAAAATTCTTATCATTACTATTTTGTAAGAGATAACTACTGAAAAAAGATTCTAAGCCCTAAAACCCTCGGGTCTATGGCCCCCGGGATTTAAAACCCAAGGTGTTTGACATATTTGAATTTTCGTGATTGTTCCCTTCCCGAAGAGCACACAAAGCCGTTTAAAAAACACGTTTGGAGAAAAACGTTTCGAAaataaatttgagaaaaacatcCATTCAAAAACGACTCTTCGCTGCTACTTGGTCAAACAAGCCCAACCCAGGCTTTAACTTGAATCGGTGTGTGCGTAAAATAAAGGCTGTTGAATAACACAAGAAAATGTGTGAATCTAACCTGCAATcgagcgtacttttcttgagacggGCCACTAAAAAGTACCTTTCAcaccatgtctaaggaaaagtacgcctgatcgcaggttagtgtGAATCATGAACTAAAAGTTCGTAAACACTTAACACAAAAGAAGCAGTCTTTTTTTAAGCGAAAACTAGACACTACTtgaagcgtacactgggttgcctgtggtacgcaaAAAACAGAgcgcactgaattgggtggtattaaactgcagtGTTCAGGTtaaagtggggggtcattaagatcatttgaggggtcacccggATGTCAACAGAGGCCCTTTAGCTCACATGTTTGATTAGTTTGTAATGTCCTgccccattttgaggtcttttagttttttgagctttggtaataaattcagtttaaagataacaaaacactatcttgactgcaaattgctcctgcatgtcatgcatgtttTGCAggtgcactaagcaaacgtttattgcacacactaagaaaggactgaagatgttgtttccgcttaataattccttttcttttcagtctaatctgatgccaggtcaaaacctttttttggctttacgtttgcaccaaaaagtaccgtcaAAGGCGGGAGTTCAcagtaaaagacaagccaaaagacagatgaagaaaaaaatcgaaagattaatgacgatcgtaaaaacacgaaaattgcTGCACTTTCTGACTATGAATCAAAGGGGATgatcatgatgttctgtcaaaaggaagaaattgatcacgtgctaggcaaccataaaagtgcacgtgatcaccttgtgtcaagtgaatgaactacgggaaagaatgttaattgtGCGTCgttttcaaagtaaaacaacgtactttttagacaagaaacttccgtcttttgtttttttaatttagttcTAATATTTGGCTTAACTGCaaaataccctgccactcgaaaaAAGTTCTGCGTACCCGGCTACGCAGTACGCAGAAAccaataaattcaagttgaaataTGTAATTTAGGCAAGATTACAGAATAATTATACGTCCACCTAAATGCAATATTAATTAGTTGCCACCGCGGTCCCGCAGTGCTAGACGGAATTTATGTATTCAACGACTACCACCACAGTCCCGGAGACCTGCAGTCCTGCGGTTGCATTCTATGAatttgtgtgaagaaaataaagaattaGACAAAGGTAGCTTACGTGCAGGATTACACTTGGAGAATCATAATTATCCTGCAGGTAAGCTACCTTTGTCTAATTCTTTATTCTCCGTCGTATAATGCTACGCACTGCAGGATTCATTATGCACTGTTCACAAATCATTGCACACGTGTTTATTCAATAATTCGACACATCGAACTATAGGTTATCCAAAACCGCAAATAAATTACAAGGAGTTACGTCCTTCTTATAATACTTAAAGAAAGTACCAGAATTCTTCCAATCTGCGGTACTCAATATAGTGTCCAGGGGAACCCCCAAGCGGCTTGCTTTCGACGTAGAAGCGCTTCGAAAGCTGTGACCTGTGTAAACGGAAGAATCAATTCCCGCCAAACTGAGACCAGTTTTGAGCCATTTAGACAGCGAGGAACTTCCAACCGCCTTGAATGGTGAACACAGCGAGATGAAAATTGAATCTGTACCGATGGAATTCCTTACTGACTCCGTTCGGCTAATATACGTCTGGAGAGTAGTGTGTGGACACAGCCTACCATTCGACGTGTTCGTTGGTACCACGATTGATGTTGAGCTCTTTCCTGGTCGAGATGTTTTTAACAGACTTGACAGACAGAATCTCGTTCCATCCTCCGCCACTGACATATCCTTTAACGTCAGCGCTGCCAGAGCCTGACTTCTCTGAGCTGAGACCAGACCAACAAGAGCCACAGTTTTGAACGATAGATGCTTCATCTCTGGTGTTTCCAACGGATGCCAGTTCTCCAAAAACTTTAACACAATGTTCACATCCCAAGTGCAATTATACCTCGGAACTGGGGGGCGCACGTTAAACATGCCCTTTAGCAGTCCAACTATCAGTGGGTGTTCTCCAATAGGTCGTCCGTTTACCGGAACCAACATGCCCGACAGAGCTGAACGGTAAGAGTTCACTGTGCTGTACGATTTGCCTTCGCCAAACTGGTCAGACAAAAAGTCACACACCGTCCCTACAGTCGCTTGTACAGGATCTCTCGTCCTTTGCTTACACCAGCCAATAAAGCACGACCACGCCACCGAGTACTGCTTCCCTGTGCCGGCTCTCCACGACTCCAAGATGTATGTGGCTGCCCTTGAAGAAATTCCTTCACCTTCCAATCGACTCCTGATAAATTCCACGCGGCTAGGCGACGAGACTTCCTCATCGGGTGCAGCTGCCCTGACTGGGGCAGGAACAGGCGTGGTTTCCGGGAGATCTGGAA
This window harbors:
- the LOC138059665 gene encoding GPI inositol-deacylase-like, with the protein product MLIHISRTHHLFLITWLAVFAAFALVGFRDFLSNVEENRCDMTWMYEWPRYIRVPLWKGATTRFPNYALYLYGEGQYADNSRGLSLSGIPVLFLPGNAGSHKQVRSLASVALRKAENLRSGVHFNYFTIDFDESLSGLFGKFLNEQTEFTKLCITRTLWLYRNVANAPSSVVLVGHSMGGLIARGLFTLPKFNPRLVHTIITFGTPHRHPVVSVDPQMMEYYERVNGFWKNKGFVNKSESALRNVTVVSVGGGIRDVLVRSSPTSMNQLADPSQTLSVVTTAIPRVWVSVDHLCLCWCRQLVLVTNRALFDMVDAKNKQIMEDKVLRMKSLTNHFIKNRGLSSVNLFDTRKQLVGFMRDLHVSPVLLHKRLWRFGGRSNTMKEQKLFAFPIDEWSTTHDSFLILTTIDSDHWLYGCHETSSETCNTVTDLSNMAELLPWNGSAIKYARLDLKHFPGILYFAVHVPLSAKTSILWTEYQSSRSSFYEIELPGFLSKKSMLDINSDGLFSNISLKSSIKNWNVYVFEIEAMDCDLSKSALIGRIHVPWFNEKVYSFSSNGTIQLVLKLNHPKPKGIKDKVQLHLWFDPKCSHRITAHYDFYQTLGQIYRFYSVQLICWTFCVVLLVFAWQMSSMAHEQKCESFFSLVANMGGSLRVLLLVVQSHFFVSQFVLAYFVLVGADGQHDWLPNIDDLKTFTWLFPLILILSTAVIIAITLFVWLGVIVSFGSFILSPLRAFSCLQRGFGTQDGICAIVIIGTSILFCGTLSLILTFFFCLWRTWKYAVILKAEKSQPIITQRDTSLVTLLESLGNFYLTLCVLLLLVISVNLPTLPVWAKNISFSYRLFSDHTTWFSIVIGVNFLVFDPLKKIPHFLLYFCFLLSILVTQAPIIPLYMIPYVICFLFTLLNVFQFVGQLKTRRYKEE